The following coding sequences lie in one candidate division KSB1 bacterium genomic window:
- a CDS encoding glycosyltransferase 87 family protein, translating into MPSASDTVTKIGAWIIFAGFAAIIFWKGVWPSLQNARGDFANYYTAARLVAENKPLATAYRDVVWFQKQIDRYGITHQLGGFIPHPPPAALVMLPLAPFGPLLAKRLWIGFNLALVIAAVVLLAKMTALPSLPAAIILLSTGTGLINNFLFGQMYLLVLTTIAGGIYLQQRGHPVLGGIALGSMIPVKYVGGFFLLYYLWKKEWRLVFAATATGAAMIGIIFLLQGAEIFRVFISEVLPRHLQGEIQDPFAIQFQSWNSLLRRMFVSSPSLNPQPPMESAFLFILLKNLLFWFWLAAFIWMYRQTTFSNQAHQKLFEIGLIPLAVLLVSPGSATYHFLLLSLTVACFVKILLDLNQPGRAIAVSVLFLIINLPHYMQMKKFATGWLTPLGYTRLWLLLFFFALSVYFFYRAANWRWQLKIAGKYFLVVLILGGITMALDFRRAAAKEQDEAQWLPLREPEFDRHLGLLVKTPEGGRQRVVFCYGEGFDEDYAIFSMTRDGQIEGQWTPDAPQNFYDPDLSTDDHSVLMESMQNGRPEIWLSRGKNSAPEFLLEGENPSWHSDEIGFAFLRNGQIGLAGVQNHGVIGPWWLAMNEVCYDLAFSPVDNQLVFCANRAAERDFILAVATAVPGNAEKEILLQSPEPMERPVWSPEASSIVFSWNRNGNRDLWAINRHTRQLQRLTRDPAIDTAPVWDEVKQRILFTSDRGRGLEFSTLFWIAVPNTIKKHEVESAGL; encoded by the coding sequence ATGCCGAGCGCTTCTGACACCGTGACCAAGATCGGCGCCTGGATTATTTTCGCCGGCTTTGCCGCAATCATTTTTTGGAAAGGCGTATGGCCATCGCTGCAAAATGCGCGCGGCGATTTCGCCAATTATTATACCGCGGCGCGACTGGTTGCCGAGAATAAACCGCTGGCAACGGCTTATCGTGATGTTGTCTGGTTTCAAAAGCAAATCGACCGTTACGGCATCACGCATCAGCTCGGAGGCTTCATCCCGCATCCGCCGCCGGCCGCGCTCGTCATGCTGCCGCTGGCGCCATTCGGGCCGCTGCTGGCGAAGCGCCTGTGGATCGGCTTCAATCTCGCGCTGGTGATTGCAGCGGTTGTTTTGCTGGCGAAAATGACGGCGTTGCCCTCGCTGCCGGCGGCGATTATTTTATTGAGCACGGGAACCGGGCTGATCAATAATTTTTTATTCGGCCAAATGTATTTGCTGGTGCTGACGACGATTGCCGGCGGAATTTATTTACAGCAGCGCGGCCATCCCGTTCTCGGCGGTATCGCGCTGGGTTCAATGATTCCCGTCAAATACGTCGGCGGATTTTTTCTTCTTTATTATCTCTGGAAAAAAGAATGGCGCCTCGTTTTCGCCGCCACCGCGACCGGCGCTGCAATGATCGGCATCATCTTTTTACTACAGGGCGCCGAAATCTTTCGTGTTTTCATTTCCGAAGTTTTGCCGCGGCATCTGCAGGGCGAAATTCAAGACCCCTTCGCGATTCAGTTTCAATCCTGGAACAGCCTGCTGCGCCGCATGTTCGTCTCGAGTCCGTCGCTCAATCCGCAGCCGCCGATGGAATCGGCGTTTCTCTTTATTCTCCTTAAAAACCTGCTTTTCTGGTTTTGGCTGGCCGCATTCATTTGGATGTATCGCCAAACCACGTTCTCCAATCAGGCGCATCAAAAACTGTTTGAAATCGGCCTGATCCCGCTCGCGGTTCTGCTCGTCTCGCCGGGCAGCGCCACGTATCATTTCTTGCTTTTGAGTTTGACGGTGGCGTGTTTCGTAAAAATTTTGTTGGATTTAAATCAGCCCGGGCGCGCCATTGCTGTAAGCGTGCTCTTTTTGATCATCAACCTGCCGCATTACATGCAAATGAAGAAATTTGCAACCGGTTGGCTCACGCCGCTCGGATACACGCGGCTGTGGCTGCTCCTTTTCTTTTTTGCCTTGAGCGTTTATTTTTTTTATCGTGCCGCGAATTGGCGCTGGCAACTGAAAATTGCCGGGAAATATTTTTTGGTTGTGCTCATCCTGGGTGGAATCACCATGGCGCTCGATTTCCGCCGCGCCGCCGCCAAAGAGCAAGACGAGGCGCAATGGCTTCCGCTGCGTGAACCAGAATTTGACCGCCATCTCGGCCTGCTGGTCAAAACCCCGGAGGGCGGCCGCCAGCGCGTTGTCTTCTGTTACGGTGAAGGCTTTGACGAAGATTACGCCATCTTTTCGATGACGCGCGACGGACAGATCGAAGGCCAGTGGACGCCGGACGCGCCGCAAAATTTTTACGATCCCGATCTGTCAACCGACGATCACAGTGTGTTGATGGAAAGCATGCAAAATGGCCGGCCGGAAATTTGGCTGAGTCGCGGCAAAAATTCAGCACCGGAGTTTTTGTTGGAGGGAGAAAACCCAAGCTGGCATAGTGATGAGATTGGCTTTGCGTTTTTACGAAATGGGCAAATCGGTTTAGCCGGCGTGCAAAATCACGGTGTCATCGGCCCCTGGTGGCTCGCGATGAACGAGGTGTGCTACGATTTGGCTTTCTCGCCGGTCGACAATCAATTGGTTTTTTGCGCGAACCGCGCCGCGGAGAGGGATTTTATTCTGGCGGTGGCAACGGCAGTTCCCGGCAACGCCGAAAAGGAAATTCTCCTGCAAAGCCCAGAACCGATGGAACGCCCGGTTTGGTCGCCCGAGGCTTCAAGCATCGTTTTTTCATGGAATCGAAACGGCAACCGCGATCTGTGGGCGATCAACCGTCACACCCGGCAGTTGCAGCGCTTGACGCGCGACCCGGCCATCGACACCGCGCCGGTTTGGGATGAGGTGAAGCAACGTATTCTGTTTACGTCGGATCGAGGACGAGGGTTGGAGTTTAGCACACTTTTTTGGATAGCGGTGCCAAATACCATAAAAAAACATGAAGTAGAATCGGCCGGCTTATGA
- a CDS encoding B12-binding domain-containing radical SAM protein encodes MKKKKVVLFFPAYASNEACPPLALIAIAGPLVTAGYEVKIIDTAMETDYVGAVMREVDDALCLGISLVTGPMIKGTIAVSRAVKAKYPDLPIILGGWHPSILPQQTLECPYVDAVVVKQGELTFLEIVQRLEAGESLNGVAGTLTKENGAMIVNPPRPHTPVAMLPSRVPGYDLIDYERYYRATGLRWLMYTTSHGCPYNCSYCSNAAVYGRNLDVLPVEQVVDEVSYLVKKYHIKLVGIIDDIFFAFRPRALEMAEGFIRCGLPFEWYIQDRADSWERLTPEQAKMFRRAGLARIHFGAESGSDDVLKAIDKKSDTESTLAAVERCKQADIRASFGFIFGLPAEKEEDLLKTVDLIRQIYERYDRADCYTNIFTPYPGSPAWQESIDRGLVPPKKFEDWAEFYPRLTVLPWLNGGKHQRLQAIRQYLRFGYHQVKVGERQHSWKHRLLLHALKPSAQYRLKKHRFDFPIEVYGYWGLQRLKKDVLHAERF; translated from the coding sequence ATGAAAAAAAAGAAAGTCGTTCTTTTTTTCCCGGCCTACGCCAGCAACGAAGCCTGCCCGCCGTTGGCATTGATCGCCATTGCCGGACCGCTGGTAACCGCTGGTTACGAGGTTAAAATCATCGACACCGCGATGGAGACGGACTACGTCGGCGCCGTGATGCGCGAAGTCGACGACGCGCTTTGCCTCGGCATCTCGCTCGTGACCGGGCCGATGATCAAAGGTACGATAGCCGTGAGCCGCGCCGTCAAAGCAAAATATCCCGATTTGCCGATCATATTGGGCGGCTGGCATCCCTCAATTTTGCCGCAGCAAACGCTGGAGTGCCCATACGTCGACGCCGTCGTTGTCAAACAAGGCGAATTGACATTTCTTGAAATCGTCCAGCGCCTCGAAGCCGGCGAATCGCTCAACGGCGTGGCCGGCACCTTGACAAAGGAAAATGGCGCGATGATAGTAAATCCGCCACGACCGCACACGCCGGTGGCCATGTTGCCGAGCCGCGTGCCGGGTTACGATCTGATTGATTACGAACGCTATTATCGCGCCACCGGTTTGCGCTGGCTCATGTACACCACCAGCCACGGTTGCCCCTACAATTGCTCGTATTGTTCCAACGCCGCAGTTTACGGCCGCAATCTCGACGTCCTGCCGGTCGAGCAAGTCGTCGACGAAGTGAGTTATCTCGTCAAGAAATATCACATCAAACTCGTCGGCATCATTGACGACATCTTCTTCGCCTTTCGACCGCGGGCGCTGGAAATGGCCGAGGGCTTCATTCGCTGCGGCTTGCCATTCGAATGGTACATTCAAGATCGCGCCGATTCGTGGGAACGCTTGACGCCGGAGCAGGCCAAAATGTTTCGCCGCGCCGGCCTGGCGCGCATTCATTTCGGCGCGGAATCCGGCTCCGACGACGTGCTCAAAGCCATCGACAAAAAATCCGACACCGAATCGACCCTGGCGGCGGTTGAGCGCTGCAAACAAGCCGATATTCGCGCCAGCTTTGGTTTTATCTTCGGCCTGCCGGCGGAAAAAGAAGAAGACCTGCTCAAAACCGTCGATCTCATCCGCCAAATTTACGAACGCTACGACCGCGCCGATTGCTACACCAATATTTTCACCCCCTATCCCGGCTCGCCGGCCTGGCAAGAGTCGATTGATCGCGGCCTGGTGCCGCCGAAAAAATTTGAAGACTGGGCCGAGTTTTATCCGCGCCTGACGGTTTTGCCGTGGCTGAACGGCGGCAAGCATCAACGCCTGCAAGCTATTCGGCAATACCTTCGTTTCGGCTATCATCAAGTCAAGGTCGGCGAGCGGCAGCATTCGTGGAAGCATCGCCTGCTGTTGCATGCGCTCAAGCCCAGTGCGCAATATCGCCTCAAAAAACATCGATTCGATTTTCCGATTGAAGTTTACGGCTACTGGGGATTGCAGCGATTGAAAAAGGATGTGCTTCATGCCGAGCGCTTCTGA
- a CDS encoding methyltransferase gives MKLRRKIRPLLFRLLWPVLNHQLKKNADTRVEGLKLRTDMEVFHPKYFFSSKILGRYLAVKVSPNEKVLDMGTGSGVIGIMAAKRGAQVLAVDINPAAVALADENARLHNLTDRWRCIKSDLFSCLDPADKFDWIAFNPPYFPQPVRRPQEAAWHAGENYETIERFLWQAKSFLKTNGRIVMILSSDMPLDFLHDQFQRCGYQVAAHDSTPHLFETFHLVQLQAGDGL, from the coding sequence ATGAAACTTCGGCGAAAAATCCGGCCGCTGCTGTTTCGCTTGCTGTGGCCGGTTTTGAATCATCAGCTCAAAAAAAATGCCGACACCAGGGTGGAAGGCCTCAAGCTGCGAACCGACATGGAGGTGTTTCATCCCAAGTATTTTTTCAGCAGCAAAATTCTTGGCCGCTATTTGGCCGTGAAAGTTTCACCGAATGAAAAGGTGCTGGACATGGGAACCGGATCCGGCGTGATCGGCATCATGGCCGCCAAGCGCGGCGCGCAAGTTTTGGCTGTCGACATCAATCCCGCCGCCGTGGCGCTGGCCGATGAAAATGCCCGCCTTCACAATTTGACCGATCGCTGGCGTTGCATCAAAAGCGATCTCTTTTCGTGTCTTGATCCCGCTGATAAATTTGACTGGATCGCTTTCAATCCGCCCTATTTCCCCCAACCGGTGCGTCGACCACAGGAAGCCGCCTGGCACGCCGGCGAAAATTATGAAACGATTGAGCGGTTTCTCTGGCAAGCCAAAAGCTTTCTGAAAACAAACGGAAGAATTGTGATGATTCTCTCTTCAGATATGCCGCTGGATTTTTTGCACGATCAATTTCAACGCTGCGGTTATCAAGTTGCTGCGCACGACAGCACGCCGCATCTTTTCGAGACCTTTCATCTCGTTCAATTGCAAGCGGGCGATGGTTTATGA
- a CDS encoding class I SAM-dependent methyltransferase yields the protein MPHSVLSTSTAFDEVAINYDAAESCNRIFQWMRRRVQSAAASTFDRGARLLEIGCGTGTDALFFARRGHDIVAVEPSPGMLAVANEKIAEAGFSNNVAFWPGGVESTKELIQHHGAACKLFITRAGSWRQAFPLFLKLKSNLRWDYSCRRRICTPSRDIKKALLFF from the coding sequence ATGCCGCATTCAGTTCTCTCAACCAGCACGGCATTTGATGAGGTCGCAATCAATTATGATGCGGCAGAATCTTGCAACCGCATTTTTCAATGGATGCGCCGCCGCGTGCAAAGCGCCGCCGCGTCAACCTTCGACCGTGGCGCGCGCCTGCTTGAAATCGGCTGCGGCACCGGCACCGATGCGCTGTTTTTCGCGCGTCGCGGCCATGACATTGTCGCCGTCGAACCATCTCCCGGAATGCTCGCCGTCGCGAACGAAAAAATCGCGGAGGCCGGATTTTCAAATAACGTCGCGTTCTGGCCCGGCGGTGTCGAGAGCACGAAAGAATTGATTCAGCATCATGGCGCCGCGTGCAAACTTTTTATCACTCGCGCCGGTTCGTGGCGGCAAGCTTTTCCCCTTTTTTTAAAATTGAAAAGCAATTTGCGCTGGGATTATTCGTGCCGCCGCCGTATTTGCACGCCGTCGCGCGACATCAAAAAAGCTTTGCTGTTCTTTTAA
- a CDS encoding cytochrome c — MKRTVALTRTALMTLFALLVSAATAWAQVDISALAGRQIYALKKCGDCHNQGAKQFTPIKAAWDSTKLAEHVVALKLENVLRQDTSERRKKRTFGEEILAMIAYLKHREKADAAAANFVTAGFVMTRETCRNCHMINGIGKEVGPNLAGVGAKHDKKWLIDHFVNPQAFVKDSLMPTFKDLPKAELEAMADYLLTLK; from the coding sequence ATGAAGAGGACAGTGGCATTGACTCGAACGGCTTTGATGACGTTGTTTGCTTTATTGGTCAGCGCGGCTACAGCCTGGGCGCAAGTCGACATCTCGGCGCTGGCCGGCCGCCAAATTTATGCTTTGAAAAAATGCGGCGACTGCCACAATCAGGGCGCGAAGCAATTCACGCCGATCAAAGCCGCCTGGGATTCGACCAAATTAGCCGAACACGTCGTGGCATTGAAATTGGAAAACGTTTTGCGCCAGGACACCTCCGAGCGCAGAAAGAAAAGAACCTTCGGCGAAGAAATTTTGGCCATGATTGCTTACTTGAAGCATCGCGAAAAAGCCGATGCCGCGGCAGCGAATTTTGTCACTGCCGGTTTCGTCATGACGCGCGAGACCTGCCGAAATTGCCACATGATCAACGGCATCGGCAAGGAAGTCGGTCCGAATCTGGCCGGCGTCGGCGCCAAGCACGATAAAAAGTGGCTCATCGACCACTTCGTCAATCCCCAAGCCTTCGTGAAAGATTCGTTGATGCCGACTTTCAAAGATCTTCCCAAAGCCGAGCTCGAGGCGATGGCGGATTATTTGTTGACACTGAAGTAA
- a CDS encoding DUF5777 family beta-barrel protein produces MLRNLLRMCAGSIMLTFLLAGTATVMAGDGPAFVKPPESKRLFTPQDNLLERVQAIVEEKCAFAGCHVGANAPKGLDMSEEMLVANLVGVKSADTQWLRVKPGDPANSYLIKKLYGAPGIKGDRMPRDGRPLAAQEIAAFEAWIKSLPAGMKAESPKMKYAAAFPGLTLANLQTAETLEKGSFLYRIAHKFNAPTNVGFDQLFGLDGGSSMLTQLGFPLSNRFLVTVERSKVNATFEIAGKYRLLRETTEGGTPISAAIYAGVDWATAAGVPDPADLSASPKNLSRTAGERFALFAQLPLSKQLGNRLSLLAVPGILLNGNVAMTDEDPLFTLGLAGRIALSQKYSLFAEIVPILSGDGTAATLGNPPVKNGKVTFFDTFVTGLEIKAGGHVFHIFVTNSAGNTTNQYMSGGDFDFAGGDFRLGFNIYRVLNYPL; encoded by the coding sequence ATGCTTCGAAACCTGTTGCGCATGTGTGCCGGCTCAATCATGTTAACATTTTTGCTGGCCGGAACCGCCACCGTTATGGCTGGCGATGGCCCAGCGTTCGTGAAACCGCCGGAATCAAAACGATTGTTCACGCCTCAAGACAACCTGCTCGAACGTGTGCAGGCAATTGTTGAAGAGAAATGCGCGTTTGCCGGTTGTCACGTCGGGGCCAATGCTCCCAAGGGCCTCGACATGTCGGAAGAAATGTTGGTTGCCAATCTCGTCGGCGTGAAAAGCGCAGACACGCAGTGGCTGCGCGTCAAGCCTGGAGACCCAGCCAACAGTTATTTGATTAAAAAATTGTACGGCGCGCCCGGCATCAAAGGCGACCGCATGCCGCGTGACGGCAGGCCGCTGGCCGCGCAGGAAATCGCAGCCTTTGAAGCTTGGATCAAATCGCTGCCGGCCGGCATGAAAGCCGAGTCGCCCAAAATGAAATATGCCGCGGCGTTTCCCGGTTTGACGTTGGCGAATTTGCAAACCGCGGAAACTTTGGAGAAAGGCTCTTTTCTTTACCGCATCGCGCACAAATTCAACGCGCCGACCAACGTCGGTTTCGATCAACTATTCGGCCTCGACGGCGGCAGCTCGATGCTGACGCAGTTGGGTTTTCCATTATCAAATCGTTTTTTGGTCACGGTGGAACGCTCGAAGGTCAACGCCACGTTTGAAATCGCCGGCAAATACCGGCTGCTGCGCGAAACCACCGAGGGCGGTACGCCGATTTCCGCGGCGATCTATGCCGGCGTCGATTGGGCCACGGCCGCTGGCGTGCCCGACCCGGCTGATCTCAGCGCCAGCCCCAAAAATCTCAGCCGCACCGCCGGCGAGCGCTTCGCGCTCTTCGCGCAACTGCCGCTGAGCAAACAGCTTGGAAACCGATTGTCGCTGCTGGCGGTTCCCGGCATTCTGTTGAACGGCAATGTCGCGATGACCGACGAAGATCCGCTCTTCACGCTTGGCCTTGCCGGCAGAATTGCCTTGAGCCAGAAATATTCGCTCTTTGCCGAGATCGTGCCGATACTCTCGGGCGATGGAACTGCCGCCACCCTCGGCAATCCGCCGGTTAAAAATGGGAAAGTAACATTTTTTGATACCTTTGTAACCGGACTTGAAATCAAAGCCGGTGGTCACGTCTTTCATATTTTCGTGACAAATTCCGCCGGCAACACGACGAATCAATACATGAGCGGCGGTGATTTCGATTTTGCCGGCGGCGATTTCCGCCTCGGTTTCAATATCTATCGGGTTTTGAATTATCCCTTATGA
- a CDS encoding plastocyanin/azurin family copper-binding protein, whose translation MWSFRKIQDRQVRSPKFLTILFVALAFVQWRCAENPLQPDVRGPNEVWILSTGFDPATLTVRIRTTVTWINKDNVRHDVTSGLPGNVENLFDPSPNLSPNERHPVLFDQSGTFNYFCSIHRSNHGTGKIVVQ comes from the coding sequence ATGTGGTCTTTTAGAAAAATCCAAGACCGTCAAGTCCGAAGTCCGAAGTTTTTGACGATCTTGTTCGTCGCGTTGGCTTTTGTGCAATGGCGCTGCGCGGAAAATCCCTTGCAGCCCGATGTTCGCGGGCCAAACGAGGTGTGGATTCTCTCAACCGGTTTTGATCCTGCGACGCTGACGGTGAGAATCCGAACGACGGTCACCTGGATCAACAAAGACAATGTCAGGCACGACGTCACCAGCGGCCTGCCGGGAAACGTTGAAAATCTTTTTGATCCGTCGCCGAATTTGAGCCCGAATGAGCGGCATCCCGTCTTGTTCGATCAAAGCGGAACGTTCAATTATTTTTGCTCGATTCATCGCAGCAACCACGGCACGGGAAAAATTGTCGTGCAATGA
- a CDS encoding glycosyltransferase family 4 protein, which translates to MRIGIDASSLPTTVAGAGKYICGLIKALAQIDDQNEYALFVKVGTQNFFGALPDNFTFVHLPDFSRPSRLLWQHLMAGADGRRCRVDVWHGLHYSLPCFPGAMRRVSTFHDVAFFLHPQLYPPIKRFYFQQAIRGAWQAAEAVIAVSQSTADDVRRLFQAEKKFDENKLRVVPSGVDAKFFSTVSAEEIERVRARYVLNAPYILFLGTLEKRKNLPLLISAFRRLRDRGHRDLLLVLAGLPGNGQPEVKKALARENVQDAVRCLGYVAEADILPLYQGAELFALPSLHEGFGFPLLEAMASGVPVLAAANSAMRELAADHDMLCSGDAEAWAAKMERMLLDTALRQKLIAAGRQRALEFSWQQTAHATRQIYESVYACPRNGFRMNFASGSTPGNGAAHPHQQLFASAAKNGAAIREAVLQTLAYADLFDYPLRPEEIHDGLFACEASLNEVNAALSGCEQRGVIERNNCLYFIRGRSHIVAAREQRRQQSRLLLQKNAWLLRLIINFPFVRSLALSGAMAFENCQQADDIDVFIITAPRRLWTVYVALVLLLKLLGKRQTICLNCLLDLDHLRLDESDFFVAHQIAFLRPLSGFEHCEKFQAANAWIYAHLPQRRREKPVKSRHFAEASRAKMLAEKIFSGRVFDYLERLLFTAYRRRIRRKTAHLNLNEEAVVAAPGQIKLFTNNHRHRIKEALSHRLHEIRRSGLWLEEVEENHVVF; encoded by the coding sequence GTGCGGATTGGAATCGACGCCAGCAGCCTGCCAACGACCGTGGCCGGAGCGGGAAAATATATCTGCGGCCTGATCAAGGCGTTGGCGCAGATTGACGATCAAAATGAATACGCGCTCTTTGTCAAAGTCGGCACCCAAAACTTTTTTGGCGCGCTGCCGGATAATTTTACCTTTGTTCACTTGCCCGATTTTTCCCGGCCGTCACGCTTGCTGTGGCAGCACTTGATGGCCGGCGCCGACGGCCGCCGCTGCCGCGTCGATGTTTGGCACGGCTTGCATTACAGCCTGCCCTGCTTTCCCGGCGCGATGCGGCGGGTCTCGACGTTTCACGACGTCGCGTTCTTTCTCCATCCGCAGCTTTATCCGCCAATCAAACGTTTCTATTTTCAGCAGGCCATTCGAGGCGCCTGGCAGGCGGCGGAGGCGGTTATCGCCGTCTCGCAATCAACCGCTGATGACGTCCGCCGGCTGTTTCAAGCCGAAAAAAAGTTTGACGAAAACAAACTGCGCGTCGTGCCGTCCGGCGTCGATGCCAAATTTTTTTCAACGGTTTCCGCGGAAGAAATCGAGCGCGTGCGGGCGCGTTATGTTTTGAATGCGCCCTACATTTTGTTCCTCGGCACGCTCGAAAAAAGAAAAAATCTGCCGCTGCTCATTTCGGCTTTTCGCCGCTTGCGCGATCGCGGTCATCGCGATTTGTTGCTGGTTTTGGCTGGCCTTCCCGGCAATGGCCAGCCCGAGGTGAAAAAAGCGCTGGCGCGCGAAAATGTTCAAGACGCGGTTCGCTGTCTCGGTTATGTTGCCGAGGCCGATATTCTGCCGCTTTATCAAGGCGCGGAATTGTTTGCGCTGCCTTCGTTGCACGAAGGCTTCGGATTTCCCCTGCTCGAAGCCATGGCGAGCGGCGTGCCGGTTTTGGCGGCCGCCAATTCCGCCATGCGCGAATTAGCCGCCGATCACGACATGCTCTGTTCCGGCGATGCGGAGGCCTGGGCCGCCAAAATGGAACGAATGCTTTTGGACACGGCGCTACGGCAAAAACTCATCGCCGCCGGCCGCCAACGCGCGCTGGAGTTTTCCTGGCAGCAAACGGCGCACGCGACGCGGCAGATTTATGAGTCCGTTTATGCATGTCCTCGAAACGGCTTCAGGATGAACTTTGCATCCGGCTCAACGCCTGGCAACGGCGCGGCTCACCCTCATCAACAGCTTTTTGCCTCAGCCGCAAAAAACGGCGCGGCAATTCGCGAAGCGGTTTTACAAACGCTGGCCTACGCCGATCTTTTCGATTATCCCTTGCGCCCCGAGGAGATTCATGACGGCTTGTTCGCCTGTGAGGCTTCGTTGAATGAAGTCAATGCGGCATTATCGGGTTGCGAGCAGCGCGGCGTCATCGAGCGCAATAATTGTTTGTATTTTATTCGTGGCCGCAGCCACATCGTGGCGGCGCGCGAGCAGCGTCGGCAGCAAAGCCGGCTGCTTTTGCAAAAAAACGCCTGGCTGCTGCGCTTGATCATCAATTTTCCGTTCGTGCGCAGCCTCGCGCTCTCCGGCGCCATGGCGTTTGAGAATTGCCAGCAAGCCGACGATATTGACGTGTTCATCATCACCGCGCCGCGCCGGCTGTGGACGGTGTATGTCGCATTGGTTCTTTTGCTGAAATTGCTCGGCAAACGCCAAACAATTTGCCTGAACTGCCTGCTCGATCTCGATCATCTCCGTCTCGACGAAAGCGATTTCTTTGTGGCGCATCAGATTGCCTTTCTCCGGCCGTTGAGCGGCTTCGAGCATTGCGAAAAATTCCAGGCGGCGAATGCGTGGATCTATGCGCATTTGCCGCAGCGCCGCCGCGAGAAGCCGGTCAAATCGCGGCATTTTGCCGAAGCGAGCCGCGCCAAAATGCTGGCGGAAAAAATTTTCTCCGGCCGGGTTTTTGATTATCTCGAAAGGCTGCTCTTCACTGCTTATCGGCGGCGCATTCGGCGCAAAACCGCGCATTTAAATTTAAACGAAGAGGCCGTGGTGGCGGCGCCGGGCCAAATCAAATTATTTACCAACAATCATCGTCATCGCATTAAAGAAGCGCTGTCCCATCGCCTGCATGAAATAAGGCGGAGCGGTTTGTGGCTTGAAGAGGTGGAGGAAAATCATGTGGTCTTTTAG
- a CDS encoding prenyltransferase, giving the protein MLFRILAVLVWAFNASLVSNAAAALNGIAIKWSVFIFVLVISALLQGYPTHIVNEIYDWLSGADRAIEVTRANPAAPKNVSGGSKVIAAGLLTIPELWRLFYLTAGVLVALAFLFAMLASWQLLWFFFPGLMLSLFYSLPPFRFAYRPFLGEFLGGFASIAILVAAGYFAQSGTLPAQAIALSVSLGFMYIAIMVFFHYIDHKNDRAANPPKRTTVVHLGLAGSRIYACVCAGIGTLLMSYLAFAHHAHYSVLALQGLVILFCHWQTQLDDGKSLVYWGKIMTYSVLLTGLVFAMMSEPRFAFMAPVYLLGFWAHKRFGKLRPASYAVASTA; this is encoded by the coding sequence ATGCTCTTTCGGATTCTGGCGGTGTTGGTGTGGGCGTTTAACGCCAGCCTGGTGAGCAACGCCGCCGCCGCCCTCAACGGCATTGCCATCAAATGGAGTGTTTTTATTTTCGTCTTGGTGATCTCGGCCTTGCTGCAAGGTTATCCCACTCACATCGTCAACGAGATTTATGATTGGCTAAGCGGGGCCGATCGCGCCATCGAAGTGACGCGGGCGAATCCGGCTGCGCCCAAGAACGTTTCGGGCGGCAGCAAAGTCATTGCCGCCGGCCTGTTGACGATTCCGGAGCTGTGGCGGTTGTTTTATCTGACCGCCGGCGTTCTCGTGGCCCTGGCCTTTTTATTTGCGATGCTCGCGTCGTGGCAATTGCTCTGGTTCTTTTTTCCCGGCTTGATGTTGAGTTTGTTTTACTCGCTGCCGCCGTTTCGCTTTGCGTATCGGCCGTTTCTGGGAGAATTTCTCGGCGGCTTCGCCAGCATTGCGATTTTGGTGGCCGCCGGTTATTTCGCGCAAAGCGGAACGTTGCCGGCGCAGGCAATCGCTTTATCTGTGAGCCTGGGTTTCATGTATATCGCCATCATGGTTTTCTTTCATTACATCGATCACAAAAACGACCGCGCCGCCAATCCTCCCAAACGAACCACCGTCGTCCATCTCGGCCTTGCCGGCAGCCGAATTTACGCCTGTGTTTGCGCCGGCATCGGAACCTTGCTGATGTCATACCTGGCTTTCGCGCATCACGCGCATTACAGCGTTTTGGCACTGCAGGGCTTGGTGATTTTATTTTGCCACTGGCAAACGCAACTGGATGACGGCAAAAGCCTTGTCTATTGGGGGAAAATCATGACGTACTCTGTTCTCTTGACCGGATTGGTTTTTGCGATGATGAGCGAGCCGCGTTTTGCCTTCATGGCGCCGGTTTATCTGCTGGGCTTTTGGGCGCACAAGCGTTTCGGCAAGTTGCGGCCGGCATCTTATGCCGTGGCTTCAACGGCGTGA